The following coding sequences are from one Carassius gibelio isolate Cgi1373 ecotype wild population from Czech Republic chromosome B7, carGib1.2-hapl.c, whole genome shotgun sequence window:
- the LOC127962602 gene encoding zinc finger protein RFP-like isoform X1: MADFFQSQKFRESMDIPPNISYSSGSLAEELQCSVCLDVFTDPVSTPCGHNFCKSCLNQCWEKSQQCRCPLCKETFSKRPDIKINTALREVAQLFQKKPSLSKSEVLCDVCDERKKKALKSCLLCQASYCETHLEFHHKIYLKKHKLMDPVENINDYICQKHERPLELFCRDDQTRVCVFCTDGDHKTHNTVPLEEECKVKKTQLMRTQKATQQNIQDRIEKIQGIKYFAKLRKKSTEREKAASVELFSDLIHSIERSQTELLEMMEEMQKAAEKQDEELIQELQQEITELKLRKTELDHLLHTENHLQLLQIDPSLCSPPHTRNRPEISMNTDVSVETLRRALTQLQETLDQKLSQTVLRKMQQYAVDVTLDPDTAHPKLILSNDGKQVRHGDIEHKLPDYPERFDKCASALGKEGFLSGRFYFEVQVKGKNMWDLGVARESINRKGKIRVCPENGFWTVALRNGDEYWACTDSYVLLSLRVKPQKVGVFVDYEEGLVSFCDVESRSHIYSFTGQSFTNRLCSYFCPFPDDTGKDSAPMIISPFNYNG; this comes from the exons ATGGCAGATTTTTTTCAATCACAAAAATTCAGAGAGAGTATGGATATCCCTCCAA atatttcatACTCCAGTGGTTCTCTGGCTGAGGAGCTTCAGTGTTCAGTGTGTCTGGATGTGTTTACTGATCCAGTCAGCACTCCATGTGGACACAACTTCTGTAAGAGCTGCTTGAACCAGTGCTGGGAGAAAAGTCAACAGTGCAGATGTCCATTGTGTAAAGAAACATTCAGTAAAAGACCTGACATCAAGATCAACACAGCTCTTAGGGAGGTTGCACAGCTCTTTCAAAAAAAGCCCAGTTTGAGTAAATCTGAAGTTCTCTGTGACGTCTGtgatgaaagaaaaaagaaagcccTGAAATCCTGCCTGCTGTGTCAGGCATCTTACTGTGAAACTCACCTGGAGTTTCATCACAAAATCTATTTaaagaaacacaaactgatggaCCCTGTGGAGAATATAAATGACTATATATGTCAGAAACACGAGAGACCTCTGGAGCTGTTCTGTAGAGACGAtcagacacgtgtgtgtgtgttttgcactgATGGAGACCACAAGACTCACAACACTGTTCCTCTAGAGGAGGAGTGTAAAGTGAAGAAG ACTCAGCTAATGAGGACACAGAAAGCCACGCAGCAGAATATCCAGGACAGAATCGAGAAGATTCAAGGCATTAAATACTTTGCAAAACTCAGAAAA AAAAGCACAGAGCGAGAGAAAGCAGCCAGTGTTGAGCTCTTCAGTGATCTGATACACTCCATTGAGAGATCTCAGACTGAGCTGCTGGAGATGATGGAGGAGATgcagaaagcagcagagaaacaggaTGAAGAGCTCATTCAAGAGCTGCAGCAGGAAATCACTGAGCTCAAGCTAAGAAAGACTGAGCTGGATCATCTCTTACACACTGAGAATCACCTCCAGCTCCTACAG ATTGATCCATCCCTGTGCAGTCCTCCACACACCAGGAACCGGCCTGAGATCAGTATGAACACTGATGTGAGTGTGGAGACTCTGAGGAGAGCTCTGACTCAGCTGCAGGAAACTCTAGACCAGAAACTCAGTCAAACTG TATTGAGGAAGATGCAGCAGTATGCAG TGGATGTGACTCTGGATCCTGACACAGCTCATCCAAAACTCATTCTGTCTAATGATGGAAAACAAGTGCGACATGGAGACATTGAGCACAAACTGCCAGATTACCCAGAGCGGTTTGATAAGTGTGCCTCTGCCCTGGGAAAAGAGGGATTCTTGTCAGGaagattttattttgaagtgCAGGTGAAGGGAAAGAATATGTGGGATTTAGGAGTAGCCAGAGAATCTATTAACAGGAAGGGAAAGATCAGAGTGTGTCCAGAGAATGGATTCTGGACTGTGGCTCTGAGGAATGGTGATGAATATTGGGCTTGTACTGATTCCTATGTCCTTCTGTCTCTGAGAGTAAAGCCACAGAAGGTGGGGGTGTTTGTGGATTATGAGGAAGGTCTTGTCTCCTTCTGTGATGTAGAGTCCAGATCTCATATCTACTCTTTCACTGGTCAGTCTTTCACTAATCGACTATGTTCATATTTTTGCCCCTTTCCTGACGATACTGGTAAAGATTCAGCACCAATGATCATCTCACCTTTCAATTACAATGGATGA
- the LOC127962602 gene encoding E3 ubiquitin-protein ligase TRIM39-like isoform X2, translating into MADFFQSQKFRESMDIPPNISYSSGSLAEELQCSVCLDVFTDPVSTPCGHNFCKSCLNQCWEKSQQCRCPLCKETFSKRPDIKINTALREVAQLFQKKPSLSKSEVLCDVCDERKKKALKSCLLCQASYCETHLEFHHKIYLKKHKLMDPVENINDYICQKHERPLELFCRDDQTRVCVFCTDGDHKTHNTVPLEEECKVKKTQLMRTQKATQQNIQDRIEKIQGIKYFAKLRKKSTEREKAASVELFSDLIHSIERSQTELLEMMEEMQKAAEKQDEELIQELQQEITELKLRKTELDHLLHTENHLQLLQIDPSLCSPPHTRNRPEISMNTDVSVETLRRALTQLQETLDQKLSQTVLRKMQQYAVDVTLDPDTAHPKLILSNDGKQVRHGDIEHKLPDYPERFDKCASALGKEGFLSGRFYFEVQVKGKNMWDLGVARESINRKGKIRVCPENGFWTVALRNGDEYWACTDSYVLLSLRVKPQKVGVFVDYEEGLVSFCDVESRSHIYSFTDYMERVRDI; encoded by the exons ATGGCAGATTTTTTTCAATCACAAAAATTCAGAGAGAGTATGGATATCCCTCCAA atatttcatACTCCAGTGGTTCTCTGGCTGAGGAGCTTCAGTGTTCAGTGTGTCTGGATGTGTTTACTGATCCAGTCAGCACTCCATGTGGACACAACTTCTGTAAGAGCTGCTTGAACCAGTGCTGGGAGAAAAGTCAACAGTGCAGATGTCCATTGTGTAAAGAAACATTCAGTAAAAGACCTGACATCAAGATCAACACAGCTCTTAGGGAGGTTGCACAGCTCTTTCAAAAAAAGCCCAGTTTGAGTAAATCTGAAGTTCTCTGTGACGTCTGtgatgaaagaaaaaagaaagcccTGAAATCCTGCCTGCTGTGTCAGGCATCTTACTGTGAAACTCACCTGGAGTTTCATCACAAAATCTATTTaaagaaacacaaactgatggaCCCTGTGGAGAATATAAATGACTATATATGTCAGAAACACGAGAGACCTCTGGAGCTGTTCTGTAGAGACGAtcagacacgtgtgtgtgtgttttgcactgATGGAGACCACAAGACTCACAACACTGTTCCTCTAGAGGAGGAGTGTAAAGTGAAGAAG ACTCAGCTAATGAGGACACAGAAAGCCACGCAGCAGAATATCCAGGACAGAATCGAGAAGATTCAAGGCATTAAATACTTTGCAAAACTCAGAAAA AAAAGCACAGAGCGAGAGAAAGCAGCCAGTGTTGAGCTCTTCAGTGATCTGATACACTCCATTGAGAGATCTCAGACTGAGCTGCTGGAGATGATGGAGGAGATgcagaaagcagcagagaaacaggaTGAAGAGCTCATTCAAGAGCTGCAGCAGGAAATCACTGAGCTCAAGCTAAGAAAGACTGAGCTGGATCATCTCTTACACACTGAGAATCACCTCCAGCTCCTACAG ATTGATCCATCCCTGTGCAGTCCTCCACACACCAGGAACCGGCCTGAGATCAGTATGAACACTGATGTGAGTGTGGAGACTCTGAGGAGAGCTCTGACTCAGCTGCAGGAAACTCTAGACCAGAAACTCAGTCAAACTG TATTGAGGAAGATGCAGCAGTATGCAG TGGATGTGACTCTGGATCCTGACACAGCTCATCCAAAACTCATTCTGTCTAATGATGGAAAACAAGTGCGACATGGAGACATTGAGCACAAACTGCCAGATTACCCAGAGCGGTTTGATAAGTGTGCCTCTGCCCTGGGAAAAGAGGGATTCTTGTCAGGaagattttattttgaagtgCAGGTGAAGGGAAAGAATATGTGGGATTTAGGAGTAGCCAGAGAATCTATTAACAGGAAGGGAAAGATCAGAGTGTGTCCAGAGAATGGATTCTGGACTGTGGCTCTGAGGAATGGTGATGAATATTGGGCTTGTACTGATTCCTATGTCCTTCTGTCTCTGAGAGTAAAGCCACAGAAGGTGGGGGTGTTTGTGGATTATGAGGAAGGTCTTGTCTCCTTCTGTGATGTAGAGTCCAGATCTCATATCTACTCTTTCACTG ATTACATGGAGAGGGTTAGGGATATATGA
- the LOC127962601 gene encoding E3 ubiquitin-protein ligase TRIM39-like: protein MAERIRSRKSRRSRENPPSMSTSSGLLAKELKCSVCLDVFTDPVSTPCGHNFCKSCLNQCWENSQNCYCPFCKETFSKRPDININTALREVVQLFQKKFSLSKSEVLCDICDERKLKALKSCLVCQTSYCETHLEPHLRVLSLKKHKLMDPVENMKDYICQKHERPLELFCRDDQTRVCVFCTDGDHKTHNTVPLEEESKEKKSQLMKIQKDVQQMIQDKNKKIQDIKYFTEHRKNSTEREKAASVELFSDLIHSIERCQTELLEMMEEKKKAAEKQDEELIQELQQEITELTLSNTELDHLLHTEDHLHLLQIDPSLCSPPHTRNRPEISMNTDVSVETLRRALTQLQETLDQKLSQTVLRRMQQYAVDVTLDPDTAHPILILSNDGKQVRHGDAEHGVPDYPERFDKCASVLGKEGFLSGRFYFEVLVKGKNKWDLGVARESINRKGKIRVCPENGFWTVGLWNGDEYWACTDSYVLLSLRVKPQKVGVFVDYEEGVVSFYDVESISHVYSFTGQSFTNRLYPYFCPFSKDTGKNSAPMIISPVKYNE from the exons ATGGCAGAAAGAATTCGATCACGAAAATCCAGACGCAGTAGGGAAAACCCTCCAT CTATGTCAACCTCCAGTGGTCTTCTAGCAAAGGAGCTTAAATGTTCAGTGTGTCTGGATGTGTTTACTGATCCAGTCAGCACTCCATGTGGACACAACTTCTGTAAGAGCTGTTTGAACCAGTGCTGGGAGAACAGTCAGAACTGCTACTGTCCATTCTGTAAAGAAACATTCAGTAAAAGACCTGACATCAATATCAACACTGCACTTCGAGAGGTTGTGCAGCTCTTTCAGAAAAAGTTTAGTTTGAGTAAATCTGAAGTTCTCTGTGACATCTGTGATGAAAGAAAGCTGAAAGCCCTGaagtcctgtctggtgtgtcAGACCTCTTACTGTGAAACTCACCTGGAGCCTCACCTGAGAGTCCTGAGCTTaaagaaacacaaactgatggaCCCTGTGGAGAATATGAAGGACTATATATGCCAAAAACATGAGAGACCTCTGGAGCTGTTCTGTAGAGATGAtcagacacgtgtgtgtgtgttttgcactgACGGAGACCACAAGACTCACAACACTGTTCCTCTAGAGGAGGAGAGTAAAGAGAAGAAG AGTCAGCTAATGAAGATACAGAAAGATGTCCAGCAGATGATCCAGGACAAAAACAAGAAGATTCAAGACATTAAGTATTTCACAGAACACAGGAAA aacaGCACAGAGCGAGAAAAAGCAGCCAGTGTTGAGCTCTTTAGTGATCTGATACACTCCATTGAGAGATGTCAGACTGAGCTGCTGGAGATGATGGAGGAGAAGAAGaaagcagcagagaaacaggaTGAAGAGCTCATTCAAGAGCTGCAGCAGGAAATCACTGAGCTCACGTTGAGTAACACTGAGCTGGATCATCTCTTACACACTGAGGATCACCTCCATCTCCTACAG ATTGATCCATCCCTGTGCAGTCCTCCACACACCAGGAACCGGCCTGAGATCAGTATGAACACTGATGTGAGTGTGGAGACTCTGAGGAGAGCTCTGACTCAGCTGCAGGAAACTCTAGACCAGAAACTCAGTCAAACTG TGTTGAGGAGGATGCAACAGTATGCAG TGGATGTGACTCTGGATCCTGATACAGCTCACCCAATTCTCATTCTGTCTAATGATGGAAAACAAGTGCGACATGGAGACGCTGAGCATGGAGTCCCAGATTACCCAGAGCGATTTGATAAGTGTGCCTCTGTCCTGGGAAAAGAGGGATTCTTATCAGGaagattttattttgaagtgCTGGTGAAGGGAAAGAATAAGTGGGATTTAGGAGTGGCCAGAGAATCTATTAACAGGAAGGGAAAGATCAGAGTGTGTCCTGAGAATGGATTCTGGACTGTGGGTCTATGGAATGGTGATGAATATTGGGCTTGTACTGATTCCTATGTCCTTCTGTCTCTGAGAGTGAAGCCACAGAAGGTGGGGGTGTTTGTGGATTATGAGGAAGGTGTGGTCTCCTTCTATGATGTAGAGTCCATATCTCATGTCTACTCTTTCACTGGGCAGTCTTTCACTAATAGATTATATCCATATTTTTGCCCCTTTTCAAAGGATACTGGTAAAAATTCAGCACCAATGATCATCTCACCTGTTAAATACAATGAATGA